The following is a genomic window from Deinococcus reticulitermitis.
CAGGGCAATCCAGCTCACGGCGCCCCCCCGGGGGGCTCGGCGCGAATCAGCCGCCCCGCGAGGACGCCGGCCAGCCCCGCCCCGAGCAGCAGCCCCGCCGTCATCACGAGCAGCCACAGCCCCCACGCTGCCCCCGCCGAGAGGTACTCGATAAAGCCCACGGTGGCCGGCACGAACAGCAGCCCGAGGATGGCAAGCAGCCCATCGGCGGCGTCCCCCAGCCAGTGCAGCCGCACGAGGCCCAGCGAGAGCGCTCCCCACAGCAGCACCATCCCCACCACCGAGCCGGGCAGCGGGAGGACGAGGGCACTGGTCAGCGCCGTGCCGAGCGCCGCAAACGCGACGAGCAGCCCGAGGCCGAGCAGGAACCGAACGGGAGCCGCGAGCGCCGCCGTAACCGAGCCCTCCGGGGTCTCCCGGCTCATACGGTCTCCGTCCAATCCGTTACCGAACCGGGAAGGCTCCGGAAGGCCAACTCCCTTCCCAGAAACCGTTTCTTCCTTCTCGCCCTGCTCGGGTTGAACAGTTTTTGGAACGGCTGGGCCGGCATCCGGATCACTCGGCGGCTCCGGCGCCGCCCTCCCCTCCAAGTCGTCCCAGCATCCCGCG
Proteins encoded in this region:
- a CDS encoding CidA/LrgA family protein is translated as MSRETPEGSVTAALAAPVRFLLGLGLLVAFAALGTALTSALVLPLPGSVVGMVLLWGALSLGLVRLHWLGDAADGLLAILGLLFVPATVGFIEYLSAGAAWGLWLLVMTAGLLLGAGLAGVLAGRLIRAEPPGGAP